From the genome of Sander lucioperca isolate FBNREF2018 chromosome 1, SLUC_FBN_1.2, whole genome shotgun sequence, one region includes:
- the cx31.7 gene encoding connexin 31.7, translated as MNWGTFYAVISGVNRHSTGIGRVWLSVIFIFRIMVLVVAAESVWGDEKSGFTCNTQQPGCDSVCYDQFFPISHIRLWALQLILVSTPALLVAMHVAHRHHIDKKILKRTGRGSPKELEHIKNQKFQITGALWWTYMISIIFRILLEVAFLYIFYLLYPGFKMVRLVKCDSYPCPNTVDCFVSRPTEKTIFTVFMLAVSGVCVLLNLAEVVYLIGRACKRCLRGSDEESKVAWISQRLSTYRQNEINQLIADHSLKSKLNVTKKSPTEKGEMCSAF; from the coding sequence ATGAACTGGGGGACCTTTTATGCCGTGATCAGCGGCGTAAACAGGCACTCTACCGGCATCGGACGCGTTTGGCTCTCCGTCATCTTCATCTTCCGTATCATGGTCCTGGTGGTTGCTGCTGAGAGCGTTTGGGGAGATGAGAAGTCCGGCTTCACCTGCAACACCCAGCAGCCCGGCTGCGACAGCGTCTGTTACGACCAGTTCTTCCCCATCTCGCACATCCGCCTGTGGGCGCTCCAGCTCATCCTGGTCTCCACCCCCGCCCTGCTGGTGGCCATGCATGTGGCCCACCGACACCACATCGACAAGAAGATTCTGAAGAGGACGGGCCGCGGCAGCCCCAAGGAGCTGGAACACATCAAGAACCAGAAGTTTCAGATCACCGGAGCTCTTTGGTGGACATACATGATCAGTATCATCTTCAGAATCCTCTTGGAGGTGGCTTTTCTCTACATCTTCTACTTGCTTTATCCTGGCTTTAAGATGGTGCGTTTGGTAAAGTGTGACTCGTACCCATGCCCCAACACAGTGGACTGTTTTGTCTCCAGGCCGACAGAAAAGACCATATTCACCGTGTTCATGCTGGCAGTGTCTggggtgtgtgtgctgctgaacCTGGCTGAGGTGGTATACCTCATAGGCAGGGCCTGCAAACGGTGCTTACGAGGCTCTGACGAAGAGTCCAAAGTCGCTTGGATAAGTCAACGATTGTCTACTTATAGACAAAATGAAATCAATCAACTGATAGCAGACCATTCTCTCAAGTCTAAGTTAAATGTGACCAAAAAGAGCCCAACTGAGAAGGGTGAAATGTGTTCTGCTTTCTGA